ACAGGTGCACGCAGCCCTGGCGGGGCTTTCCCCCCGCGGCCCGTCCGCCGGGGTCTTCGATGCCATGATCCAGGCTGTTGCGGATCAGGTGGACCAGAGGGTCGTGCAGCCGTTCGATGACGGTCTTGTCCAGTTCCGTTTCTTCGCCGGCGGTGGTCAGGACCACCTCCTTCCCCAACTCCTGCGACAGGTCGCGGACCAGACGGCGGAAGCGGCTGAACAGCGAGCCGATGGGCACCATGCGGATGCCCATGGTGGTGTCGCGCAGTTGCGACGACAGCCGTTCGATCTCCTCCACCAGCGCCGTCAGGTGCAGATCCTGGCCGCTGCTGGCCAACTGGCGCAGGCGCGCCTGGGCGATGACCAGTTCGCCCACCTGATCCATCAGCTCGTCCAGCCGCTCGGCCTGCACGCGGATGCCGGTGTCTTCGCGGCGGGCGGCCTTCTCGGCGTCGGCGCGCGGCGGCGGGGCCGGCTCGGCCGGGGCGGCGGGCGCCGGATGCGGCGAAAGACCGCAAGGACCGTCACCGGCCGCTACCGGCACGGGCTCCGTCCGTTCGGGCTCCGGCACCACCGTTTCGACGGTCAGGTCCATGTCGTCCACCACGAACATGAACACCTCGTCGATGCACGAGGCCGGACGGCTGGTGGTCAGGCGGCATTCCCAGGTGAGGTAGCTGCCGCACGGGTCGATCGCGTCCAGCGGCGGGATGGCCGCGGTGTCCGGGATCACGGTGCAGTCGCCCAGATCCCGCAGTTCCCGCAGCAGCAGCAGCGGGTTGGCCCCCATGCCCAGCGCATGGCGGGCCAGGGTGAAGGTGATGCGGAAGGTGGTCCGCCCCGCCCCGCCCGCCGGGCCGGCTGCCCCGCCGCCGGCGCCGGGGACGGCCGGATGGGGGGCCGCCCCCATCACCGCCGCCAGCCGGGCCAGGATCGCCTCGGTCCGGCCGGGTTCGGCGGCGTCCGGTTCCTCGATCAGGGTGCGCATGTGGTCCTTGGCGGCCAGCGCCACCTCGACCAGATCGCGGGTCACCGCCGCCTGCCCCTTGCGCACCATGTCGAAGGCGTTTTCCACATGGTGGGTGAAGGCGGATGCGGCGTCGAACCCGAACATGGCGCCCGACCCCTTGATGGTGTGGAGCGCGCGGAACGCGGTGTCGATCAGATCCTTGTCGGCGGGGCTGGCCTCGATGTCGAGCAGGGTGGTTTCCAGTTGCTCGAACAGCTCGCGGGCTTCGATGCGGAATGTCTCGACGGGATCGGTGGCGGCGGCCATCAGGCAAGTCTCCCTTCGGTCCAGAACGGGGCCTGCGGTCCGTCCGCCAGACCGCAGACCGCCAGGGCATCCAGCAGCGCCCCGCCCGCCGGGCCGGACATCATCAGCGTCTTGCCGGCGGCGGCGGCGCTCGTGCGGGCGGCAAGGATCAGTTGAATGAAGGTGATGTCGGCTTCGGTCACGCCGGAGCAGTCGATTTCGACGCGTTCCGACGTTTCCAGCGCTTCCCTCAGACGCCCGAAGACCTCTTCCGCCTCGCGGATGGTCAGAGCGCCCGAAAACCCGATCACCACGGTCGGTGCCTGCGGCATGTCCCGTCTCCCCGGCCTGTTGGCTTCGGTTCAGCCTAGAAGGGGGACGGGTATATGAGGGAGGAGCGGAACGGCTACGCCTGTATGGAAAAGGTATATGGACGGTCAGCACCCGTCCGGGTGACGCCTATCCGTCCGGATGAAGCCGGCGAAATCATCCGCCGCCAGCGGGCGGGAGAACAGGAACCCCTGGGCGAAATCGCAGCCGCAGTCCTTGAGGAAATCAAGCTGGCCGGTGGTTTCCACCCCTTCGGCCACCACCTCCAGATCCAGGGTGTGGGCCATGGCGACGATCGCCTGGGTCAGGGCCGCGTCCTGGGGCCGGTGCATCACCTTGGCGATGAACGACCGGTCCACCTTCAGCACGTCGAAGGGGAACTGGGTCAGATAGCCCATGGCCGAATAGCCGGTGCCGAAATCGTCGATGGCGAAACGCAGCCCCATGGCGCGCAGGTCTTCCAGCAGCGCCTTGGTATGGGCCGAGGTGTCCAGCAGCAGCCGCTCGGTGACCTCGATCTCCAACTGCCCCGGCGGGACGGCATGGGTGTGCAGCGCCCGCCCGATCACGTCCTGCAGCGACCGGTCGATCATCTGCCGGCTGGATACGTTGACGGCGATGCGCCCGGTGCGGATGCCCCGGGCGCGCCACGCGGCCAGATCGCGGCAGACGGTTTCGATCACCCAGGCGCCGATGGGAATGATCAGGCCGGTGGCCTCGGCCATGGGGATGAACTGGTCCGGGGGCACCGGGCCCAGCTCGGCGGAGGTCCAGCGCAACAGCGCCTCCGCCCCCAGCACGCGGCCGCTGCGCACATCCACCAGCGGGTGATAGACCAGCGCCATCTCCTGCCGGGCCAGGGCGTGGCGCAGGCCGGTTTCGATGGCCTGATGCTGCCGGGCACGGCTGTCGAGCGCCTGGGTGAAGAAGCGCCAGTGGCGCAGCGCGCCCCGCCCCCCGCCCTCGGCCCCGCCGCCCGCCGCGGGCACGGCGGCGGCGGCGCTGCGCAGCAGCATCTGCGGCGTCTGGCCGTCGCCGGGATAGGTGGCGATGCCGATGCGGGCGGACACGAAGATCTCGGTGCCGCCGATGACGAAGGGGGCGCCGAGCGCGGTGCAGATGCGCTCGGCCATGGTTTCGGGGGATGTCACCGCGGGTGCCGTCAGCGGGCCGACGATGGGCATGACCACGGCGAAATCGTCGTCGCCGGTGCGGGCGACGGTATCGGTGACGCTCACCTCCCCCTGCAGACGCTGGGCCACCGCGCGCAGAAGCTCGTCCCCCGCCTCGTGCCCCAGGGTATCGTTGACGGCCTTGAACCGGTCGAGGTCCACCATCATCACCACAAGCTGGCAATGGTCGCGCCCGGCATGGGCGATCGCCTGGCTCAGCCGGTCCTGCAGCAGCATGCGGTTGGGCAGGCCGGTCAGGGAATCGTAATTGGCCTGCCATTCCAGCCGCGCTTCGTATTCCTTGCGCAGGGTGATGTCTTCGGTGATGGCGACGTAATTGGTGATGGTGCCGGCGGCGTCGCGGATGGGCGACACCACCGCCGATTCCCAGAACAGGCTGCCGTCCTTGCGGTGGCTCTGGAAGGTGCCGCGCCAGTCGCGGCCCGCGGTCAGGGCGGCCCGCAGATCCTCATAGGTTTCCGGGGCCAGGATGTTCGGCACCAGAAAGCCCGGCTTTTCCCCGATCACCTCCGACGGCTGGTAGCCGGTGGTTTCCACGAACGTCGGGTTCACGTACTCGATCAGCCCGTCGCTGTCGGTGATGAGCACCGACGACGGGCTCTGACGGATCACCAGCGAGGTCTTGCGCACCTCGTCGGTCAGCCACTGCGACACCTCGGCCAGCGCCTTGTGCGCCCGGCAGGACGCCAGCAGGTTGCGCATGCGCGCCACGAACTCGATGCCGTCGATGGGCTTGGTCAGGAAATCGGTGGCGCCGCTTTGCAGCGCCATGTACCGGACGTCGCGGTCGTCGGCCGCGGTCACCATCACCACCGGCACCAGGGCATGGCGCGGGTCGGCGCGGATGGCCTCGATCACCGCCAGGCCGTCGGGGGGCGGCATCTGATAGTCCACCACCAGCAGATCGAAACTGTTGGCCCGGCACCACCCCATCCCCTGCCCGGAATCGGTGAAGCCGATGGGGGTGCAGTCCTCGATGGCTTCCAGCAGGCGGATCATCTGGCGCAGCGCGCTGGCGCTGTCGTCGATGACCACCGCCCGCTGCCGGGCGGGGGGTGGCAGCCGGGCGGTCACAGCGCATCCGCCCGGCATATTTCCGCCGCCAGCCGGTCCAGCGGCACGATGCGGGTGGCGGCACCGCGGGCGATGGCCTCCTTGGGCATGCCGAAGACCACGCAGCTCTCTTCGTTCTGGGCGATGGTCAGGGCGCCGGCGTTCTTCATCTCCAGCAGGCCGTTGGCCCCGTCGTCGCCCATGCCGGTCATGATGATGCCGACCGCGTTGGCCCCCGCGTACTGGGCGGCGGAACGGAACAGCACATCCACCGAGGGGCGGTGCCGCGACACCGGCGGCCCGTCCTTGACGGCGACGTAATAGCGCGCGCCGCTGCGCTGGAGCAGGGTGTGGCGGTTGCCCGGCGCGATCAGCACGTGGCCCCGCAACACCGGGTCGCCGTCGCACGCCTCCTTCACCGTCACCTGGCACAGCCCGTCCAGGCGGCGGGCGAAGGCGGCGGTGAACACCTCGGGCATGTGCTGGACCAGCACGATGCCGGGGGTATCCACCGGCAGCGCCTCCAGCACCTCGCGCAGGGATTCCGTGCCCCCGGTGGAGGCGCCGATGCACACCACCTTTTCCGTGGTGCGGGCCATGGCGCGGGCCGCCGGCGGGGGCAGGATGACGTCGGCGGTCAGCTTGCGGGGGGGCTGTTCGCGCACCGTGCGGCGGGCGGGCAGCTTCTGCAGCCGGGCGTTGGCCGCGGCCTTGACCGCATCGCGGATGGCGTCGGCGGATTCCTGGAAGAAATCGCGGGTTCCCAGCCGCGGCTTCAGGATCACGTCCACCGCCCCGGCTTCCAGCGCCTGCATCAGCGTGTCCGACCCCTGTTCGGGCAGGGACGAACAGATGACCACCGGCACCGGGTGCTGGGTCATCAGCTTGCGCAGGAAGGTGATGCCGTCCATGCGCGGCATCTCGATGTCGAGCGTGATGACATCGGGCGCCTGATGGGCGATGTGCCGGGCGGCGGCGAAGGGGTCGCAGGCGGTGGCGATCACCTCGATCTGCGGGTCGGACCCCAGGATGTCGGACAGCGTCTGGCGGACGCTGGCGGAATCATCGACGATCAGAACCTTGATCTTCTGCATGTCATTTCCGCCTGAAGATGGAGTTGCCGCAGGATTGCACGGGGGCCGTCATGCCGGAGATGCTGTCGGTGTGCCCAAGGATGAGATAGCCGCCGGGCCGCAGGTGGCCGCACAACTGCCGCACCACCATGTCCTGCGTGCCCCGGTCGAAATAGATCAGCAGGTTGCGGCAGAAGATCACGTCCATGTCGCGGTCCGCGGCATAGCGGTCATCCACCAGGTTGATGCGGGCGAACCGCACGGGCGCACGGGTTTCGGGGGCCATGCGCACCACCTTGCGGGACGGATCGGTCGCCCGCAGCACATAGCGCTGGCGCATGGGCAGCGGCACCGGCTCGATCATCTCTTCGGGATAGACGGCGCGGGCGGCGGTGGCCAGCACCTCGGTCGAGATGTCGCTGGCCAGGATGCTGTAGTGGAAGCCCGGCCACCCGAGGGCGAAGTCGTTGCACACCATCGCCATGGTGTACGGCTCCGCCCCGATGGAGCAGGCCGCGCTCCACAGTTTGGCCTCGCGCCCCGTCTGGGCCAGTTCGGGCAGGATGATCCGGTTGAGGAACGTGAAATGGGCCGGTTCCCGGAAGAAATCGGTCTTGTTGGTGGTCAGGGTGTCGATCAGCCCGATCACCTCGTTCCCGCCGCCGTCGGTGTCGAAGACCAGCCGCAGATAATCGGACAGCCGGCCGATGCCGATCCGCCGCGCACGGCGGCGCAGGCGGCCCTCGACCATCACCTTCTTCGTCGGCGGCAGGCAGATGCCGCAGGCCGACAGGATGAAGGATGCCACCCTGTCGAAATCGTCATCCGACAGGACATCGGCGGTTTCGTCGTGATCAAGCATGGCTGCGGCTCCGGCACGGCTCATGGCACGCCTCCTCCACACGCCCCCGGCGGTGCCGGTTCAGCCCAGCACCTTGCGGACGACCGCCAGAAGCTGTTCCTGCTTGAACGGCTTGGTGATCCAGGCGGTGGCGCCCGACTGCTTGGCTTCGGCCTTGCGGCCCTCGTCGGATTCGGTGGTCAGGAAGACGATGGGAACCCCCCGGTACGCCGGCATCTTGCGCAGCTCGCGGATCAGGGTCAGCCCATCCATGTTGGGCATGTTCAGGTCGGTCAGCACCATGTGCACGCTGGCCGACCCGGCCTTGGTCAGGGCTTCGCGCCCGTCGCTGGCCTCCACCACGTCATAGCCGGCCCCGCTCAGGGTCAGCTTCACCATCTGCCGCATGCTTGCGGAATCATCAACGCTCAGGATCGTCTTCGCCATAATGGCCCCCTCCGGTCAGGCTCCGGTTCAGGCTAGCCAATCCGGCGGGGTGGCGGGGAGACAGCGAACGGCTACGCCGCCATGGCAAAGGTATACGGAACGGGGGGTCAGGACAGGATGTCGGCCTGGGCGATGATGGTCGCCGCCTGTGCGCGGTTCTTCGCCCCCAGCTTCTTGTAGATGCGGGTGAGCTGGACCTTGATGGTCACCTCCCGCAGGTCGAGGATGCGGGCGATCTCCTTGTTCGAGCGTCCCTCGATGATCATCGCCATGATGGTGCGCTCACGCTCGGTGAACCCGTGCCCGTCGTCCGGGGGCACGGCGGGGCCGGCGGGATCCCCCGCCGCAAGGGGCGGGGCGGCGGACGGAGCCGGGGGGACGGCCATGGGAGCAGGGGGGCTGTAGAGCACCTGATGCATTTCGGCCGGCAGGTACGAACCGCCGTTGAGAATCACGTTGAGGGCCGAGGAGAACACCTTGTTGTCGAGCGTCTTGGGCAGGAAGCCGCGGGCCCCGGCGGCGATGCAGGCGCCGACGTCGGTGGGGCACGCCACCCCCGACATCACCACCACCGGTGCCCCGCGCGCCGCCTTGACCACCGTACTCACACCTTCCGGCCCCCGCATACCCGGCATCGAATAGTCAAGTAATAGAAGATCAGCCGGGTGCCCACTATCAATAAGTGCGATCAATTGATCCAGACTCTGCGCCAGATCTATTGAAATCCCGTCGATCAGCCGTTCGAGCAACACCTGAACGGCATTGAGATAGAGCGGATGATCGTCGGCGATAAGTATTCGCATACCGCGAAATCCTGCCTGTGATTCCGTGAAAGTTTGCCCTATCGAACTGTAAGGCGCAATGCTCAAGCAGAAGAGCGGCAACGGTGCGGACACGCGGGAAAGCCGCGGCGGAACGGGAAGGAAAACCAAGGGCGGAAGCCCTTGCCCATATACTTTTTTCGCACCACCCTATCCGACCGCCGGGTGGTTCCGGCGGCGGCGGCGTGGGTAGCTTCGGATGCAAGGCCGCAGCCGGGTGCGGCGGAAAGCCGCGCGATGGGGCGGACGGAAGACGGGAGGAAGGCAATGGATCCAGCCGGTGCGGACTCTTCCGCCGCGGCCGAGACGGCCCCCTGCGCCAAGGGCGAGATCCTCATCGTCGAGGATGCTCCCGAATCCCTGGCCCTGCTGTCCCACATCCTGATGCGGGCGGGATACGCCGTGCGCCAGGCGCCCGACGGCGAACTGGCGTTGTGGACCCTGAACACCCGGCTTCCCGATCTTCTGCTGCTGGACGTGCGCATGCCCGGCATCGACGGGTTCGAGGTGTGCCGCCGGCTGAAGGCCGATCCGCGCCTGTCCACGGTCCCGGTCATCTTCCTGTCGGCCCTGGATTCGGTGGAGGACAAGGTGAAGGGTCTGGCGCTGGGCGCGGTTGACTACATCGCCAAACCCTACCGCAGCGAAGAGGTGCTGGCCCGCGTCGATACCCACATCACCCTGTCGCGCCTGCGTCAGGCGCTGGACGCCATCCGCGAACAGCTCGACCAGCGGGTCAGCGAACGCACCGCGGAGCTGGAACACCAGAAACAGGAGATGGCCAACGTCCTGGCCGCCCTGGACATGGCCGGCGACGGCATCGTCAAGATCGGGCCGGACGACCGCATCAGCTATGCCAACCACGCCCTGCCGGCCACCTTCGGCCTGCCGGGAATGAGCGAACTGGCCGGCTGGCGGATCGAGGACATCCCGACCGGCGGCCGCCCCCTGATCGATCCCGCCGACATGCGGGCGCTGCGCGACACCGTGAACCGCATCGGCCACTGGCAAGGCGAGCTGGCGCTGTGGCGGGCGGGCGAAACCACGGCCCGGCGGCTGCTGGCCCATGTGCGCGCCCTGCCCGACGGGGGGCAGGTGGCGATCCTGACCGACGTGACCAACGTCCGGCGGCGGGAGGAGGAGCAGCGCCGGCTGGAGCTGGAGCTGAAGCAGGCCCGGCGGCTGGAAGCCCTGGGCCAACTGGCCAGCGGCGTGGCCCACGATTTCAACAACCTGCTGGGCGCCATTCTGGGATTCGCCCAGTTCATCGCCGAAGACACCGGGGACGACACCCCCCACCACCGCTATGCCAGCCGCATCATCAAGGCCGGGCAGCAGGCCAAATCCCTGATCGGCCAGATCATGACCTTCTCCCAGCGGCAGGAGGAGGCGGCGGAGGCCATCGACCTGGGGACGATGGTGGACGAGAACCTGTCGATCCTCAAGGCCGTCTCCGCCCCCAGCACCGCCCTCTGCGTGACCCGGCCCGACGGGCCGGTGGTGATCGCCGGCCAGCGCAACCAGCTGGTCCAGATCCTGATGAATCTGGTGGTCAACGGCAGCGAGGCGCTGCAGGGCCGGCCCGGCACCGTCACCATCGAACTGGCCCACATCGATGCGGCGGCGTCCGGCATCCCCCGCCCGCCCGCCGCCGGTCCTGCGGATCCGGTCTCGTCCGATCCGGCCGCCGCCGGGGGGCCGGTGACGTGGACGGACGCGGGCGGGTGGCTGGGCGCGGCCCTGGGTACTCCGCCCGCCGCCGGCCCCTGCATCCGGCTGACGGTCCGGGACGACGGCGAAGGCATGACCGCCGAAACGCTGGCGCGGATCTTCACCCCCTTTTTCACCACCAAGGGCCCCGTCGGGGGATCCGGCCTTGGCCTTGCGGTGGTGCACCGGGTCGTCACCGCCCACCGGGGCGCCATCACCGTCACCACCGCGCCGGGCTGCGGCAGCCGCTTCGACGTGGTGTTCCCGGAACCGGAGGACGGCGGCATGTCACCGGCGGAAAGCGCGGACACGACGGCCGCCGTCCGCCACAAGGGCTCGATCCTGCTGGTGGACGACAGCACGCATTTCGGCGACATGCTGATGACCGCCCTGTTCCGCCTGGGATACGAGATCTCGGTGTGCGACGACCCGGTGGACGCCGTCGGCTATGTCCAGGAAGACCCCGGTGCGTGGGATCTGGTCATCACCGATCAGGCGATGATGAACATGAGCGGCACCGAGCTGGTGGCCGCCGTCAAGCAGATCAGGCCCGGCCTTCCCTGCATCATCTGCACCGCCTTCCCCGCCGGCATCACCGAAGAGGCGGCACGCCAGGCCGGGGCCGACGGTTTCGCGACCAAGCCCCTGGACCTGGGAAAGTTCTCGGTGATGGTCAAGGAGGTTCTGACCCGGTGACGGGATGCACCGGGCCACCGGGCGGAGTATTGCCGGGTTATGCCTTCTTGACGAATTCCGACTTCAGGTTCATGGCCCCGATGCCGTCGATCTTGCAGGCGATGTTGTGCCCGTCGGCCCCGTCGGTCAGGCGGATGTTCTTCACCTTGGTGCCGCCCTTGACCACCAGGGACGAGCCCTTGACCTTCAGATCCTTGATCACGGTCACGCTGTCGCCGTCGCTCAGCACGTTGCCGTTGGCGTCCTTGACCACCTGGTCGCCGGCCCCGTCGGTGGCGGCGTCCGCGGCGGCGGGGTTCCATTCATGGGCGCATTCGGGGCAGATCCACAGCTCGCCGTCCGGGTAGACGTGTTCGGAACCGCACTGCGGGCACTTCAGATCGTCGCTCATGATCGTCCTTATGATTGGCGGAGCCGGGGTATCAGCCCCAGCGCAGGGCCGGGGCGTCAGCCCCAGCGCAGGAAGGTCACCCGCGTGTCGCCATAAAGCCGCTCGTCCAGCGGGGCGAAGCCGTCGGGAAGGATGGGCGTGACCGATGCGGTTTCTTCCAGCATCACCACCGCCCGGGGTGCGAACCAGCCGCCGGCGGCCAGGGCGGCCAGGGCCTTTTCCCCCAGACCGCGGCCATAGGGCGGGTCGAGAAAGGCCAGCGTCGCCGGCTCTTTCGGCGGCGGCGGTTTGGTGGCGTCACCGCGCAGGATCAGGGTGGAGGCGCTTTCGCCCAAGGCGGCGGCGTTGGCCCGCGCGCAGTCCAGCGGCCCGCGCCCCATGTCCAGCATCACGGCCCGCGCCGCGCCGCGCGACAGCGCCTCCAGCGCCAGGGCGCCGGTGCCGCAGAAGGCATCCAGCACCACGGCGCCGCCGATGGGCGATTCGCCGTCCGGTCCCCAGCCGCAATGGGCGAGGATGTTGAACAGAGCCTCCCGCGTGCGGTCGCTGGTGGGGCGCACGTCACGGCCCGACGGGGCCGACAGGGTGCGCCCGCGGTGCTTACCGCCGACGATCCGCACGGCCACCACCACCCCGCGGACCATTGCCGGGCTTGCCGCCCTCGGGCCGGTCCAGACGCAGGCGCTCGCTGAAGGACGCCCGGTTGCCCTGGGGCCGCGGCGCCTCCGTCCGCGCGTCCCCGCGGCCCGCCGGGGCCGGCTTCTGGGGGGCGGACTTCGGGGAAGCAGACTTCGCGGGCGCCGGCTTGGCCGGGCGGCCCTTCGGTGCCGGGCGCTCGTCGCCGCCAAAGCGGTTGCCGGCGGGACGTTCGTCACCAAAACGCTCGCCTCGCACCGGACGGCCCTTCGGCGCCGGGCGTTCATCGCCGCCGAAGCGGTTGCCGGCGGGACGTTCGTCGCCGAAACGCTCGCCTCGCACCGGACGGCCCTTCGGCGCCGGACGCTCATCGCCGCCAAAACGGTTGCCGGCGGGACGCTCGTCGCCGAAACGCTCGCCTCGCACCGGACGGCCCTTCGGCGCCGGGCGCTCGTCCCCGCCGAAGCGATTGCCGGCGGGACGCTCGTCGCCGAAACGCTCGCCTCGCGCCGGACGGCCCTTCGGCGCCGGGCGCTCGTCGCCGCCAAAGCGGTTGCCGGCGGGACGCTCGTCGCCGAAACGCTCGCCTCGCACCGGACGGCCCTTCGGCGCCGGGCGCTCGTCGCCGCCAAAGCGGTTGCCGGCGGGACGTTCGTCACCGAAACGCTCGCCTCGCACCGGACGGCCCTTCGGCGCCGGGCGCTCGTCGCCGCCAAAGCGGTTGCCGGCGGGACGCTCGTCGCCGAAACGCTCGCCTCGCACCGGACGGCCCTTCGGCGCCGGGCGCTCATCGCCGCCAAAGCGGTTACCGGCGGGACGCTCGTCGCTGAAACGCTCGCTGCGGGCCGGGCGGCTCTTGAGCGCCGGGGCCTCCGCACGGGGGCTTGCGGCCTTGGGCGCCGCCGGACGGCGGGCCGGCTTGGGAGAGGCCTTTGCGGCAGGCTTGGACGGCTCGGCATCCTCACCGCTCTGGGCGGCGAAGAAACGGGCGAGCTGGTCCTTCAGCACCCGCTTCGGCACCTCTTCCACCGCGCCCTCGTCCAGCTTGCCCAACTGGAAGGGGCCATAGGCGATGCGGATCAGGCGGGTCACCACCAGACCCAGCGTTTCCATCACCTTGCGGATTTCGCGGTTCTTGCCTTCCTTGATGCCGACGGTCAGCCAGGCGTTGGCCCCCTGCACCCGGTCCAGCACCGCTTCGATGGGGCCGTAATGGATGCCCTCGATGGTCAGGCCCTTGGACAGGTTGGCAAGCTGCTTCTCGTTCACCATGCCGTGGACGCGCACGCGGTAGCGGCGGGTCCAGCCGGTGGCGGGCAACTCCAGGAACCGCGCCAGCTCACCGTCGTTGGTCAGCAGCAGCAGCCCTTCGGTGGTCAGGTCGAGACGGCCCACGGACACCACCCGCGGCATGTCGGACGGCAGGGCGCTGAACACGGTGTCGCGCCCCTTTTCGTCCCGCGCCGTGGTGACCAGCCCGGACGGCTTGTGATAGCGCCACAGGCGGGCCGGTTCCGGCTCGGGCACCGGCTTGCCGTCCACCACCAGCGTGTCGCCGGGGCGCACGACGCAGGCCGGGCTGTCCAGGGTGCGGCCGTTGACCTCCACGCGGCCCTCGGCAATCCAACGCTCCGCATCGCGGCGCGAGCACAGGCCCGCGCGCGCCAGCCGTTTGGCGATGCGTTCACCAGCCTCCGGGGCCGCAGAAGCGCCGGTGCCGTCCACAGAATCAGTCTCAGGGGTGTCCATGGCCGCGACCATAGGGCCAAGCGTGTTTTCCCGCAACGGATTCACGCGGACGGCGGCGCAACGCTCCTCTGTTGGAGCGGCGTCAATCCTCCAGCCGGAACCCCACCTGCATCACCACCTGATACTGGGCGACCTTGCCGCCGCGCACCGCACCGCGGATTTCCTTCACCTCGAACCAGTCCACATGGTTGAGGGTGGATGCGGCGCGTTCGACACCGGCGGAAATCGCCGCCTCGATGCTCCCTTCCGCGGTGCCGACGATATCGACCTTCTTATAGACATGGTGTTCCATGACCGAGCACTCCCTATTGCGGTTCTGTTCATTCGGACCGGTTTCGACAGCGTGAACCTGTCGGCATGCGCGATCAACACCCCACGGCATGATTGATCCCACGGCAGCGCACTTGCGCTGTTCGGCCGCTGGCACTAGTGTCCGCCTGTCTCTTCACCCCCGTTTGCCGAGCGAAACCGCGCCCATGAAGGCTGCCGTCATCGTCTTTCCCGGCTCCAACCGCGAACGCGACGCCGTCGCCGCGCTGGAAGCCGCCTCCGGGGTCCGGCCGTTCCAGGTCTGGCACCGCGACACCGAACTGCCCGATGTCGATCTGATCGTCATCCCCGGCGGCTTCTCCTATGGCGACTATCTGCGCTCCGGCGCCATGGCCGCCCATTCCCCCATCATGCGGGAGGTGAAGGCGCGGGCCGAGCGTGGCGTCCGGGTTCTGGGCGTCTGCAACGGCTTCCAGATCATCACCGAGGCGGGGCTGCTGCCCGGTGCCTTGCGCCGCAACGCCGCGCTGAAGTTCATCTGCAAGCACGCCCCCTTGCGGGTGGAAAACACCGACAGCCCCTTCACGGCGAAATACGCCAAGGGGCAGGTGGTGCGTTTCCCCGTCGCCCACCACGACGGCAACTTCTGGGCCGACGCCGACACGGTGAAGCGGCTGGAAGACAACGGTCAGGTCGCCTTCCGCTACGTCACGCCCGAGGGTGAGGCCAGCGAGGCGGGCAACCTGAACGGCTCCGTCGCCAACATCGCCGGCATCTTCAACGAAAAGCGCACCGTGCTGGGGCTGATGCCCCACCCCGAGGACGCGGTGGAGGCCCTGCACGGCAACACCGACGGCCGCGCCCTGTTCGATGGTCTGGTGGAGGCCCTGTCGTGAGTGACGCTACGGAAGTTCAGGTGACGGCGGAGATCGCCGCCGAGCACGGTCTGACGCCCGAGGAATACAGCAACCTGCTGTCGATCCTGGGCCGCGCGCCGACCATGACCGAGCTGGGCATCGTGTCGGTGATGTGGTCGGAGCATTGCTCCTACAAATCGTCGAAGTTCTGGCTGTCCAAGCTGCCGACCACCGGCCCGCAGGTCATCTGCGGCCCCGGCGAAAACGCCGGCGTGGT
This DNA window, taken from Azospirillum fermentarium, encodes the following:
- a CDS encoding response regulator; the encoded protein is MAKTILSVDDSASMRQMVKLTLSGAGYDVVEASDGREALTKAGSASVHMVLTDLNMPNMDGLTLIRELRKMPAYRGVPIVFLTTESDEGRKAEAKQSGATAWITKPFKQEQLLAVVRKVLG
- a CDS encoding response regulator, whose product is MRILIADDHPLYLNAVQVLLERLIDGISIDLAQSLDQLIALIDSGHPADLLLLDYSMPGMRGPEGVSTVVKAARGAPVVVMSGVACPTDVGACIAAGARGFLPKTLDNKVFSSALNVILNGGSYLPAEMHQVLYSPPAPMAVPPAPSAAPPLAAGDPAGPAVPPDDGHGFTERERTIMAMIIEGRSNKEIARILDLREVTIKVQLTRIYKKLGAKNRAQAATIIAQADILS
- a CDS encoding response regulator, with protein sequence MDPAGADSSAAAETAPCAKGEILIVEDAPESLALLSHILMRAGYAVRQAPDGELALWTLNTRLPDLLLLDVRMPGIDGFEVCRRLKADPRLSTVPVIFLSALDSVEDKVKGLALGAVDYIAKPYRSEEVLARVDTHITLSRLRQALDAIREQLDQRVSERTAELEHQKQEMANVLAALDMAGDGIVKIGPDDRISYANHALPATFGLPGMSELAGWRIEDIPTGGRPLIDPADMRALRDTVNRIGHWQGELALWRAGETTARRLLAHVRALPDGGQVAILTDVTNVRRREEEQRRLELELKQARRLEALGQLASGVAHDFNNLLGAILGFAQFIAEDTGDDTPHHRYASRIIKAGQQAKSLIGQIMTFSQRQEEAAEAIDLGTMVDENLSILKAVSAPSTALCVTRPDGPVVIAGQRNQLVQILMNLVVNGSEALQGRPGTVTIELAHIDAAASGIPRPPAAGPADPVSSDPAAAGGPVTWTDAGGWLGAALGTPPAAGPCIRLTVRDDGEGMTAETLARIFTPFFTTKGPVGGSGLGLAVVHRVVTAHRGAITVTTAPGCGSRFDVVFPEPEDGGMSPAESADTTAAVRHKGSILLVDDSTHFGDMLMTALFRLGYEISVCDDPVDAVGYVQEDPGAWDLVITDQAMMNMSGTELVAAVKQIRPGLPCIICTAFPAGITEEAARQAGADGFATKPLDLGKFSVMVKEVLTR
- a CDS encoding zinc ribbon domain-containing protein YjdM, which gives rise to MSDDLKCPQCGSEHVYPDGELWICPECAHEWNPAAADAATDGAGDQVVKDANGNVLSDGDSVTVIKDLKVKGSSLVVKGGTKVKNIRLTDGADGHNIACKIDGIGAMNLKSEFVKKA
- a CDS encoding RsmD family RNA methyltransferase, coding for MVRGVVVAVRIVGGKHRGRTLSAPSGRDVRPTSDRTREALFNILAHCGWGPDGESPIGGAVVLDAFCGTGALALEALSRGAARAVMLDMGRGPLDCARANAAALGESASTLILRGDATKPPPPKEPATLAFLDPPYGRGLGEKALAALAAGGWFAPRAVVMLEETASVTPILPDGFAPLDERLYGDTRVTFLRWG
- a CDS encoding pseudouridine synthase, which gives rise to MDTPETDSVDGTGASAAPEAGERIAKRLARAGLCSRRDAERWIAEGRVEVNGRTLDSPACVVRPGDTLVVDGKPVPEPEPARLWRYHKPSGLVTTARDEKGRDTVFSALPSDMPRVVSVGRLDLTTEGLLLLTNDGELARFLELPATGWTRRYRVRVHGMVNEKQLANLSKGLTIEGIHYGPIEAVLDRVQGANAWLTVGIKEGKNREIRKVMETLGLVVTRLIRIAYGPFQLGKLDEGAVEEVPKRVLKDQLARFFAAQSGEDAEPSKPAAKASPKPARRPAAPKAASPRAEAPALKSRPARSERFSDERPAGNRFGGDERPAPKGRPVRGERFGDERPAGNRFGGDERPAPKGRPVRGERFGDERPAGNRFGGDERPAPKGRPVRGERFGDERPAGNRFGGDERPAPKGRPARGERFGDERPAGNRFGGDERPAPKGRPVRGERFGDERPAGNRFGGDERPAPKGRPVRGERFGDERPAGNRFGGDERPAPKGRPVRGERFGDERPAGNRFGGDERPAPKGRPAKPAPAKSASPKSAPQKPAPAGRGDARTEAPRPQGNRASFSERLRLDRPEGGKPGNGPRGGGGRADRRR
- a CDS encoding dodecin, producing MEHHVYKKVDIVGTAEGSIEAAISAGVERAASTLNHVDWFEVKEIRGAVRGGKVAQYQVVMQVGFRLED